The Heptranchias perlo isolate sHepPer1 chromosome 17, sHepPer1.hap1, whole genome shotgun sequence genome has a segment encoding these proteins:
- the hrh1 gene encoding histamine H1 receptor: protein MMNITIATSIIHISDYTVFTTENYTKKDFYHQLPAKNILLGLVLGFLSLLTVIMNVLVLYAVKRERKLHTVANMYIVSLSVADLIVGMTVMPLNIVYILENEWKLGRVICQFWLSMDYVASTASIFSLFILCVDRYRSVRQPLRYLKYRTRARAVAMIAGAWLLSLTWIIPILGWHVFANGSIRTVTNNKCDTEFRYVTWFKILTAVLNFYVPSLLMLWYYTKIYMAVRKHCQQRENINGSKSSTIDRKILKENVKLSWHKRETYLNQQGGNSHKELPNTKVNDACNLSCFDLKEIKTPYTLAGDKNIPTENNQDIGVFSVSAPMQQISTDFYHKSLPLNKSQNQHVEPNYRSSYFANSRENLTLNSPVAAAKLKCFPMSVLHRQRGNITQQTYMTAKEHKMIAEDSVDEKCDPSDISVIQTFNNMLLTFGSMSCTHPEPTSWVHKSEGTDSINQFKQPWQKFFSQSMQYVQSLLIVKERKAVKQLGFIMAGFMVCWIPYFVTFMIMAFCETCVNHNLHMFTIWLGYINSTLNPFIYPLCNKDFKKTFKTILHIQS, encoded by the coding sequence ATGATGAATATTACTATTGCGACATCAATTATACACATCTCGGACTATACAGTGTTTACAACAGAAAACTACACAAAGAAAGATTTCTACCACCAGCTTCCTGCCAAGAACATTTTACTTGGCCTTGTCTTAGGCTTTTTATCTTTACTGACTGTCATCATGAATGTTTTGGTGCTATACGCagtgaaaagagaaagaaagctacATACTGTTGCAAACATGTACATAGTTAGTTTATCTGTGGCAGATCTGATAGTTGGCATGACAGTCATGCCCCTTAATATTGTGTACATATTAGAAAATGAATGGAAACTAGGAAGAGTGATCTGTCAGTTTTGGCTTTCCATGGATTATGTGGCTAGCACAGCTTCAATTTTTAGTCTTTTTATCCTATGTGTGGATCGCTACCGCTCAGTTCGACAGCCATTGAGATATCTGAAGTATCGGACCAGAGCCCGGGCAGTTGCAATGATTGCAGGAGCCTGGCTTCTTTCATTGACTTGGATCATTCCCATCTTAGGATggcatgtctttgcaaatggaagcaTCAGGACTGTCACAAACAATAAGTGTGACACTGAATTTCGCTATGTCACCTGGTTCAAAATTCTTACTGCAGTTCTGAACTTTTATGTCCCATCTCTACTAATGCTATGGTATTATACAAAAATTTACATGGCTGTAAGAAAACACTGCCAACAACGAGAAAATATAAATGGATCAAAGAGTTCAACTATAGACAGAAAAATTCTCAAGGAGAATGTTAAACTATCATGGCACAAACGTGAAACATATCTGAACCAGCAAGGTGGAAATTCACATAAAGAACTCCCAAATACAAAAGTCAATGATGCGTGCAATTTGAGCTGTTTTGACTTGAAAGAAATCAAAACACCTTATACTTTAGCAGGTGACAAGAACATCCCAACTGAAAATAACCAAGATATTGGTGTCTTCTCTGTTTCAGCACCAATGCAACAAATTTCAACTGATTTTTACCATAAGTCATTGCCTCTCAATAAGTCACAAAATCAGCATGTGGAACCAAACTACAGATCAAGTTATTTTGCAAACTCCAGGGAAAATCTTACCCTGAATAGTCCTGTTGCAGCAGCAAAATTAAAGTGCTTTCCTATGAGTGTTTTGCACAGACAAAGAGGTAATATCACTCAACAAACGTACATGACTGCAAAAGAGCACAAAATGATTGCAGAGGATTCAGTTGATGAAAAATGTGATCCATCAGATATCTCTGTTATACAAACATTCAATAATATGCTGCTTACATTTGGTTCTATGTCTTGTACACATCCGGAACCAACATCGTGGGTTCATAAATCTGAAGGAACAGACAGCATTAATCAATTTAAGCAACCATGGCAAAAGTTCTTCTCACAGTCAATGCAGTATGTACAAAGCCTTCTCatagtaaaagaaagaaaagctGTCAAACAATTGGGTTTCATAATGGCAGGGTTCATGGTGTGCTGGATTCCCTACTTTGTGACATTTATGATTATGGCTTTCTGTGAAACGTGTGTCAATCACAATTTACATATGTTCACAATATGGTTGGGTTATATTAATTCAACACTTAATCCATTCATTTACCCTCTGTGTAACAAGGACTTCAAGAAAACTTTCAAAACCATTCTTCACATTCAGTCTTAA